Proteins encoded within one genomic window of Couchioplanes caeruleus:
- a CDS encoding DEAD/DEAH box helicase yields MRARRTSAEDSPITHVERVAARAGRTVPWPAWVPRTLRDAYGFPPWEHQATAASLAQAGQHVVLATGTASGKSLAYQMPALSRLLDDPRATVLYLSPTKALAADQLRALIRLGIDGVRPATYDGDTPREEREWVRRHSRFVLTNPDMLHHALLPGHAKWAPFLRRLAYVVIDECHSYRGVFGSHVAHVLRRLRRLSAQYGSSPTFILASATSGDPADAASRLTGLPVTAVTDDASPRGAVTFALWEPPLLPSDEPPPAPAPRQAVPPAPAGTDPADRYDTVPLTDTTATTPLNDATMTAALTDATMAAALTDATMTAPLIGTTATAPPTDATMTADGRTRRSALSETADLLTDAVVAGTRTLAFVRSRRAAEVVAAMTRRSLDEAVPGLGDRVAAYRAGYLKEDRRAIEQALMSGDLLALASTNALELGVDLVGLDAVLICGYPGTRASLWQQAGRAGRAGGEALAVLVARDDPLDTYLVHHPEALFGRPVEATVLDPANPYVLGPQLCCAAAESALRPADLALFGGAVAQEAVDALTRSGALRKRPTGWYWTHQGRPDVDLRGTGGAPVAVVESATGRLLGTVDQGSSHVMLHPGAVYLHQGTSYVVDGLDLDEAVALVHAEEPDWSTHARDVTDLSVLSVREYVDAGPVGLFLGEVDVTSQVVSYQRRRIGTGEVIDTRPLDLPARELRTVAVWFTISPNALLTAGVEPGDIPGALHAAEHAAIGLLPLMATCDRWDIGGLSTANHADTECPTVFVYDGHPGGAGFAERAYATAKAWLRATREAIASCACETGCPSCVQSPKCGNGNNPLDKKKAIAVLDAVLAALPDQP; encoded by the coding sequence GACGGACGGTGCCGTGGCCGGCCTGGGTGCCACGGACGCTCCGCGACGCGTACGGCTTCCCGCCATGGGAACACCAGGCCACCGCAGCATCACTCGCCCAGGCCGGGCAGCACGTCGTCCTTGCCACAGGTACGGCGTCCGGCAAGTCGCTTGCGTACCAGATGCCCGCATTGAGCCGTCTGCTCGACGATCCGCGCGCGACGGTGTTGTATCTGTCGCCGACCAAGGCCCTCGCCGCCGACCAGTTGCGGGCCCTCATTCGGCTCGGCATCGACGGGGTGCGGCCGGCCACATACGACGGAGACACTCCCCGCGAGGAGCGCGAGTGGGTCCGTCGGCACTCCCGCTTCGTCCTCACCAACCCGGACATGCTCCACCACGCGTTGCTGCCTGGTCACGCCAAGTGGGCACCCTTCCTGCGCCGCCTCGCGTACGTGGTGATCGACGAGTGCCACAGCTACCGAGGGGTGTTCGGCTCCCACGTGGCACACGTCCTGCGCCGCCTCCGCCGTCTGTCGGCGCAGTACGGCAGTTCCCCGACGTTCATCCTCGCGTCGGCCACCTCGGGCGACCCGGCCGACGCGGCGTCACGGCTGACCGGACTGCCGGTGACGGCGGTGACCGACGACGCCTCGCCCCGCGGAGCGGTGACGTTCGCGCTGTGGGAACCGCCGCTCCTGCCCAGCGACGAACCGCCCCCGGCCCCCGCACCCCGACAGGCCGTCCCGCCCGCACCCGCCGGAACGGACCCGGCTGATCGCTACGACACGGTCCCACTCACCGACACAACCGCGACGACTCCACTCAACGACGCAACCATGACGGCCGCACTCACCGACGCAACCATGGCGGCCGCACTCACCGACGCAACCATGACGGCTCCACTCATCGGCACAACCGCGACGGCCCCTCCCACCGACGCAACCATGACGGCTGACGGACGCACCCGGCGGTCCGCGTTGAGTGAGACGGCAGACCTGCTCACCGACGCGGTCGTGGCGGGCACACGGACCCTGGCGTTCGTCCGGTCGCGGCGGGCCGCGGAGGTCGTCGCGGCGATGACCCGCCGCTCGCTGGACGAGGCGGTGCCGGGCCTGGGCGACCGGGTGGCGGCGTACCGGGCGGGCTATCTGAAGGAGGACCGCCGCGCGATCGAACAGGCCCTCATGTCGGGCGACCTGCTGGCGCTGGCGTCGACCAACGCGCTCGAGCTCGGCGTGGATCTGGTCGGCCTGGACGCGGTGCTGATCTGCGGCTACCCCGGCACCCGGGCGTCGCTGTGGCAGCAGGCGGGCCGGGCGGGCCGCGCCGGCGGCGAGGCCCTTGCGGTACTCGTGGCCCGCGACGACCCGCTCGACACCTACCTGGTGCACCACCCGGAGGCGCTGTTCGGCCGGCCCGTCGAGGCGACGGTGCTGGACCCTGCCAACCCGTACGTCCTCGGACCGCAGCTCTGCTGCGCAGCGGCGGAGTCCGCCCTGCGCCCCGCGGACCTCGCACTGTTCGGCGGCGCCGTCGCGCAGGAGGCGGTCGACGCGCTGACCCGATCGGGCGCCCTGCGCAAACGCCCCACCGGCTGGTACTGGACCCATCAAGGCCGGCCGGACGTCGACCTGCGAGGCACGGGCGGCGCCCCGGTCGCCGTGGTCGAGTCGGCGACCGGACGCCTGCTCGGCACGGTGGACCAGGGTTCCTCCCACGTCATGCTCCATCCCGGTGCGGTGTACCTCCATCAGGGGACCTCCTATGTGGTCGACGGCCTCGACCTGGACGAGGCGGTCGCGCTGGTCCACGCCGAGGAACCGGACTGGTCCACCCACGCCCGCGACGTCACGGACCTCTCGGTGCTCTCGGTACGCGAGTACGTCGACGCAGGCCCGGTCGGCCTGTTCCTCGGCGAGGTGGACGTGACCAGCCAGGTGGTCTCGTACCAGCGCCGCCGCATCGGCACGGGAGAGGTGATCGACACCCGCCCCCTGGACCTGCCGGCGCGCGAGCTGCGTACGGTGGCCGTCTGGTTCACGATCTCCCCGAATGCGCTGCTGACCGCCGGAGTGGAACCGGGCGACATCCCGGGCGCCCTGCATGCCGCGGAACACGCGGCGATCGGCCTCCTCCCGCTGATGGCGACCTGCGACCGGTGGGACATCGGCGGCCTGTCGACGGCGAACCACGCGGACACCGAGTGCCCGACGGTGTTCGTCTACGACGGTCACCCGGGCGGGGCAGGCTTCGCCGAACGCGCCTACGCAACGGCGAAGGCATGGCTCCGAGCCACCCGGGAGGCGATCGCATCCTGCGCGTGCGAAACGGGATGCCCGTCGTGCGTCCAGTCCCCGAAATGCGGAAACGGCAACAACCCACTGGACAAGAAGAAGGCGATCGCGGTCCTCGACGCCGTGCTGGCCGCCCTTCCCGACCAACCGTAA
- a CDS encoding TadE family type IV pilus minor pilin, translating to MSRAGDRGSFTAELAAGLPALMLLLFTGLTAVGAMTAQGRCVDAAREGALAAARGAPGVAEAARIASPDAQIDLAEGADTVTVTVRAPVEVLGGRLPVITVGATAVAAREPAAVR from the coding sequence TTGTCCCGGGCCGGTGATCGGGGTTCCTTCACCGCCGAACTCGCGGCCGGGCTGCCGGCGCTCATGCTTCTGCTCTTCACCGGGCTCACCGCGGTCGGGGCGATGACCGCTCAGGGCCGGTGCGTCGACGCTGCCCGCGAGGGCGCCCTCGCTGCCGCCCGTGGCGCTCCGGGCGTCGCCGAAGCGGCCCGTATCGCGTCACCGGACGCGCAGATCGACCTCGCGGAGGGCGCAGACACGGTGACGGTCACGGTCCGCGCTCCGGTAGAGGTGCTCGGCGGCCGTCTACCGGTGATCACCGTCGGCGCGACCGCCGTCGCCGCCAGGGAACCGGCGGCGGTCCGGTGA
- a CDS encoding DUF4244 domain-containing protein, whose amino-acid sequence MHRLLARLTGPRADEGMNTAEYAVGTLAAVAFAGILLKVLTSPSVQQALTGVINGALK is encoded by the coding sequence ATGCATCGATTGCTTGCCCGTCTCACCGGCCCTCGCGCCGATGAGGGAATGAACACGGCCGAGTACGCCGTGGGCACCCTCGCCGCCGTGGCCTTCGCGGGCATCCTCCTGAAGGTCCTGACGAGCCCCAGCGTCCAGCAGGCCCTCACCGGTGTGATCAATGGGGCACTGAAGTGA
- a CDS encoding type II secretion system F family protein, with protein MIKRIVVALACVVAVAWYAGHWWAVPPALALAYVLDRWLGKQEPAAVRALRTRAQADLPLAADLLAAALRAGAPVDHAVSAVAEALGGPLGDRLDRVGRSLRLGADPPEAWAHLADIPGAPRLIAAAVRSSTSGGALAGAFTRLADDLRADRVIAAEAAARRAGTLIVLPLGLCFLPAFLLAGLVPVVIAVLGDIL; from the coding sequence ATGATCAAGCGCATCGTGGTCGCCCTCGCCTGCGTGGTCGCGGTCGCCTGGTATGCCGGGCACTGGTGGGCGGTGCCGCCGGCGTTGGCACTCGCCTACGTCCTCGACCGCTGGCTTGGGAAACAGGAACCGGCCGCCGTCCGCGCCCTGCGGACCCGAGCGCAGGCGGACCTGCCGCTCGCCGCGGACCTCCTGGCCGCGGCGCTGCGCGCGGGCGCACCGGTCGACCACGCGGTCTCCGCCGTCGCCGAAGCACTCGGCGGCCCGCTGGGCGACCGCCTCGACCGTGTCGGCCGTTCCCTGCGCCTCGGCGCCGACCCGCCGGAAGCCTGGGCCCACCTCGCCGACATACCCGGAGCCCCACGCCTGATCGCGGCCGCGGTCCGGTCGAGCACCAGCGGCGGTGCGCTGGCGGGAGCATTCACCCGACTGGCCGACGACTTGCGCGCGGACCGCGTGATCGCCGCGGAGGCGGCCGCCCGCCGAGCCGGAACTCTCATCGTCCTGCCTCTCGGCCTGTGCTTCCTCCCGGCCTTCCTGCTGGCGGGCCTGGTCCCAGTCGTCATCGCGGTCCTCGGAGACATCCTGTGA
- the ssd gene encoding septum site-determining protein Ssd yields the protein MTGDPDLLDDLLRLAAAGGTEVDVAADPVAARPRFTHAPLVLVGVDQAAACLHARLPRRPRMIIVGHEPIVPTAWDLAEPLGAEHVALLPAAEPWLVDRFASSLRLEPPPDGRVLAVLGGRGGAGASTLAGGLAVTAVRTGLRTLLLDADPLGGGLDLVLGWEQVDGLRWPALTEAGGPVDPPALLRALPHRGHLVLLCFARDGLPASPGMVTSWSSSAGPGSSAGAASPVCPVAAPVPLSSSGPVSWSVPADVMAVTMEAARATRDLTVVDLPRHLDDAATVALAAADRAILVVPAELRATAAAARVAATAGLHCPHLSVVVRGPAPGRLKAREIARSLGLPLAGSLRPEQAVCEGLEQGEPPAVDGHGPLAELCQRIIADLTSAGAREQA from the coding sequence GTGACCGGCGATCCGGATCTGCTCGACGACCTCCTCCGGCTCGCCGCCGCGGGCGGCACCGAGGTGGACGTCGCCGCCGACCCGGTCGCGGCCCGTCCCCGCTTCACCCACGCGCCCCTGGTCCTGGTCGGCGTCGACCAGGCCGCCGCGTGCCTGCACGCCCGGCTACCGAGACGCCCACGGATGATCATCGTCGGCCACGAGCCGATCGTGCCCACCGCCTGGGACCTGGCGGAGCCACTCGGCGCCGAGCACGTGGCGCTGCTGCCCGCGGCCGAGCCCTGGCTGGTCGACCGCTTCGCCTCGTCGCTCCGCCTCGAACCGCCACCCGACGGCCGGGTGCTCGCCGTGCTGGGCGGCCGCGGCGGCGCGGGAGCGAGCACCTTGGCGGGCGGTCTGGCCGTCACCGCCGTCCGCACGGGACTGCGGACCCTGCTGCTCGATGCGGACCCGCTGGGCGGCGGCCTCGACCTGGTGCTCGGCTGGGAGCAGGTCGACGGACTGCGCTGGCCGGCCCTGACCGAGGCGGGCGGACCGGTCGACCCGCCGGCGCTGCTCAGGGCGCTGCCCCACCGAGGCCACCTGGTCCTGCTGTGCTTCGCCCGCGACGGCCTGCCCGCCTCGCCGGGCATGGTCACCTCGTGGTCCTCGTCGGCCGGGCCCGGCTCGTCGGCCGGAGCCGCTTCGCCGGTCTGCCCTGTCGCAGCGCCCGTCCCGCTCTCGTCGTCCGGGCCGGTCTCGTGGTCGGTGCCCGCTGACGTCATGGCGGTGACGATGGAAGCCGCCCGGGCGACCCGGGATCTGACCGTGGTGGACCTGCCGCGCCATCTGGACGACGCGGCGACGGTAGCCCTCGCAGCGGCCGACCGGGCGATTCTGGTCGTCCCTGCCGAGCTGCGTGCGACCGCTGCGGCGGCCCGCGTTGCGGCGACGGCAGGACTGCACTGCCCGCACCTGTCGGTCGTCGTGCGGGGTCCGGCGCCGGGCCGGCTGAAGGCCCGCGAGATCGCCCGATCGCTCGGACTGCCCCTCGCCGGCTCCCTGCGTCCGGAGCAGGCCGTGTGCGAGGGCCTGGAGCAGGGCGAGCCACCCGCCGTCGACGGCCACGGTCCGCTCGCCGAGCTGTGCCAGCGCATCATCGCCGACCTGACCTCCGCCGGCGCTCGGGAGCAGGCATGA
- a CDS encoding STAS domain-containing protein, with product MENPIHSALGADGTAHVTVLGEIDFSNADEVARTIRDAVTEWSPEEVRVDLSDATFIDSTGLGALIEGYRAANEAASRFIVTNPSANLRRVLSVTGLSELFGMPEHEESADLSQATGA from the coding sequence ATGGAGAACCCGATCCACAGCGCGCTTGGCGCGGATGGCACCGCCCACGTGACCGTGCTGGGTGAGATCGACTTCTCCAACGCCGACGAGGTCGCCCGGACGATCCGGGACGCGGTCACCGAGTGGTCGCCCGAGGAGGTCCGGGTCGATTTGTCCGACGCCACGTTCATCGATTCGACCGGGCTGGGCGCGCTGATCGAGGGCTACCGGGCGGCGAACGAGGCCGCGAGCCGTTTCATCGTGACGAATCCGAGCGCGAACCTCCGCAGGGTGCTGTCGGTGACCGGGCTCAGCGAGCTGTTCGGCATGCCCGAGCACGAGGAGTCAGCCGACCTGAGCCAGGCCACCGGCGCCTGA
- a CDS encoding HAD family hydrolase, with the protein MGQSAAFFDLDKTVIAKSSALAFGRPFYRDGLISRRDVVKSAYAQLMFRLGGADEQTMARTRDYLAALCKGWKVEQVRQIVAETLEELINPYVYAEAAVLIGEHQTAGRDVVLVSASGDEMVRPIGELLGVTDVIATRMGIVDGRYSGEVEFYAAGSSKVSEVRQLAQARGYDLAQCYAYSDSNSDLPLLQAVGHPSVVNPDRALRRVALERAWPVLEFRHPIPLGRRLRERPAVPLTAAALSVGVGVAIGIAIYGRHRRMRAMPA; encoded by the coding sequence GTGGGCCAGAGCGCCGCATTTTTCGACCTCGACAAGACCGTCATCGCCAAGTCCAGTGCACTGGCCTTCGGACGGCCGTTCTATCGCGATGGCCTCATCAGCCGGCGCGACGTCGTGAAGTCGGCCTACGCGCAGTTGATGTTCCGGCTCGGCGGCGCCGACGAGCAGACCATGGCCCGCACCCGCGACTACCTCGCCGCACTCTGCAAGGGTTGGAAGGTCGAGCAGGTGCGGCAGATCGTCGCCGAGACCCTGGAAGAACTGATCAACCCGTACGTGTACGCCGAGGCGGCCGTCCTCATCGGCGAGCACCAGACGGCCGGGCGTGACGTCGTCCTGGTCTCGGCCTCCGGGGACGAGATGGTCCGCCCGATCGGCGAACTGCTCGGCGTCACCGACGTGATCGCGACCCGGATGGGCATCGTCGACGGGCGGTACAGCGGCGAGGTCGAGTTCTACGCGGCCGGCTCCAGCAAGGTCTCCGAGGTGCGGCAGTTGGCGCAGGCGCGGGGGTACGACCTTGCGCAGTGTTACGCCTATTCGGATTCGAACAGTGATCTGCCGCTGCTGCAGGCGGTGGGGCACCCCAGTGTGGTGAACCCGGATCGGGCGCTGCGCCGGGTGGCCCTGGAGCGCGCCTGGCCGGTGCTGGAGTTCCGGCATCCGATTCCGCTGGGGCGGCGGCTGCGCGAACGGCCGGCGGTGCCGCTCACCGCCGCGGCTCTCAGCGTGGGCGTGGGCGTGGCGATCGGCATCGCGATCTATGGCCGGCACCGGCGAATGCGGGCCATGCCTGCGTAA
- a CDS encoding PH domain-containing protein, with translation MGNEWIRPYSVGTGRWLVIGWEAVAFGLLGWASIGLFELTGVGVRILAMLMAAAWVIGGWRIIEMGVYVSPHALRIRGLLRTRTLRWEDIAHVRLHRHANKIGRWEIEGGMTVLIEGRDGSTVNTELWAQGVDFHRRPQAFREVYHELRNRHLAFPRRAEM, from the coding sequence GTGGGAAACGAGTGGATTCGCCCCTACTCGGTCGGGACCGGTCGCTGGCTGGTCATCGGCTGGGAGGCGGTGGCATTCGGGCTGCTCGGCTGGGCGAGCATCGGGCTCTTCGAGCTGACCGGCGTCGGCGTACGCATCCTCGCCATGCTGATGGCGGCGGCCTGGGTGATCGGCGGCTGGCGGATCATCGAGATGGGCGTCTACGTCAGCCCTCATGCCCTGCGCATCCGCGGGCTCCTGCGGACACGGACACTGCGCTGGGAGGACATCGCCCACGTCCGCCTGCACCGGCACGCCAACAAGATCGGTCGGTGGGAGATCGAGGGCGGCATGACCGTGCTCATCGAGGGCCGCGACGGATCCACTGTGAACACCGAGCTGTGGGCCCAGGGCGTCGACTTCCACCGCCGGCCTCAGGCGTTCCGCGAGGTCTACCACGAGCTGCGCAACCGGCACCTCGCGTTTCCCCGGCGGGCGGAAATGTAA
- a CDS encoding oxidoreductase yields MTNDPLAPLLALADVEPAFAEARAKVDGALRHRALRRQGGQVAAEVGLRAAVASAALEDHRHDLAAVRAGTVTDPVVQGALRVSEGLDGLADLWPRAPRQVLARLHMLAARGAVADGDLGRLLSGAERIDALAGLVAGNERTPPLLLAAVVHAELLTLRPFAGPAGVVARAAARLTLVSRGFDIRGLVGVERGHLAREPEYVGSAGAYATGTPDGVRSWLRHYAAAVSAGADELQEIGNEVLSPSGN; encoded by the coding sequence GTGACGAACGATCCCCTGGCCCCGCTGCTCGCGCTCGCCGACGTCGAGCCCGCCTTCGCCGAGGCCCGCGCCAAGGTCGACGGCGCCCTGCGCCACCGCGCGCTGCGCCGCCAGGGCGGCCAGGTGGCGGCCGAGGTCGGCCTGCGCGCCGCGGTGGCGAGCGCCGCCCTCGAGGACCACCGCCACGACCTCGCCGCGGTCCGCGCCGGCACGGTCACCGACCCGGTGGTACAGGGCGCGCTGCGGGTGTCGGAGGGGCTCGACGGGCTCGCCGACCTCTGGCCCCGCGCCCCCCGGCAGGTGCTGGCCCGCCTGCACATGCTGGCCGCGCGCGGCGCGGTGGCCGACGGTGACCTCGGCCGGCTCCTGTCCGGGGCCGAGCGGATCGACGCGTTGGCCGGGCTGGTCGCCGGCAACGAGCGGACGCCGCCGCTGCTGCTGGCCGCCGTCGTGCACGCCGAGTTGCTGACCCTGCGGCCGTTCGCGGGTCCGGCCGGCGTCGTCGCGCGGGCCGCGGCTCGGCTGACCCTCGTCTCCCGCGGCTTCGACATCCGTGGTCTCGTCGGCGTCGAGCGGGGGCATCTCGCGCGCGAGCCGGAGTACGTCGGCTCGGCGGGCGCGTACGCGACCGGCACTCCCGACGGCGTCCGCTCGTGGCTGCGGCACTACGCGGCGGCCGTGTCGGCGGGCGCGGACGAACTACAGGAGATCGGGAACGAGGTCCTGTCGCCTTCGGGCAATTGA
- the acs gene encoding acetate--CoA ligase, protein MSETLENLYSETRQFPPPAELAAAANVKADAYERAGADRLGFWEEQAKRLTWTKPWDQVLDWSNPPFAKWFVGGELNIAYNCVDRHVEAGHGDKVAIHWEGEPGDTRTITYADLLRSVSQAANTLTELGVTAGDRVAIYLPMIPEAAVAMLACARIGAMHSVVFGGFSVDALSTRIQDADAKVVITADGGYRRGKPSALKPTVDEAVAQCPSIEHVLVVRRTGEDIAWGEKDLWWHETVERASAEHRPQSFDSEHPLFILYTSGTTGKPKGILHTTGGYLTQASYTHHAMFDLKPATDVFWCSADVGWVTGHSYIVYGPLSNGATQVMYEGTPDTPHKGRFWEIIDKYRVTILYTAPTLIRTMMKWGEDIPAKYDLSSLRILGSVGEPINPEAWMWYRANIGHDNCPIVDTWWQTETGAGMISPLPGVTSTKPGSAMTPLPGISADVVDDQAQSVPNGGGGFLVLREPWPSMLRTIWGDDQRFIDTYWSRFGKGAGTGDEWIYFAGDGAKKDEDGALWLLGRVDDVMLISGHNISTTEVESALVSHPAVAEAAVVGATDPTTGQAIVAFAIPRGNVDTTGDAGEKLIQDLRNHVAKTLGPIAKPRQIMLVAELPKTRSGKIMRRLLKDVAERRSLGDVTTLQDSTVMDLISAGMRSSKSED, encoded by the coding sequence ATGAGTGAAACCCTGGAGAATCTGTATTCGGAGACGCGGCAGTTCCCGCCGCCGGCCGAGCTCGCCGCCGCGGCGAACGTCAAGGCCGACGCCTACGAACGGGCCGGTGCGGACCGGCTGGGATTCTGGGAGGAACAGGCCAAGCGGCTCACCTGGACCAAGCCCTGGGACCAGGTGCTGGACTGGTCGAACCCGCCGTTCGCCAAGTGGTTCGTCGGCGGCGAGCTCAACATCGCGTACAACTGCGTCGACCGGCACGTCGAAGCCGGCCACGGTGACAAGGTCGCCATCCACTGGGAGGGCGAGCCGGGCGACACCCGCACGATCACGTACGCGGACCTGCTGCGCAGCGTCAGCCAGGCGGCCAACACCCTGACCGAGCTCGGCGTCACGGCCGGCGACCGGGTGGCGATCTACCTGCCGATGATCCCGGAGGCGGCGGTCGCGATGCTGGCCTGCGCGCGAATCGGCGCGATGCACAGCGTGGTCTTCGGCGGCTTCTCGGTCGACGCGCTGTCCACCCGCATCCAGGACGCCGACGCCAAGGTGGTGATCACGGCCGACGGCGGTTACCGCCGGGGCAAGCCGTCCGCCCTCAAGCCGACCGTCGACGAGGCGGTCGCGCAGTGCCCGAGCATCGAGCACGTGCTGGTCGTGCGGCGGACGGGCGAGGACATCGCCTGGGGCGAGAAGGACCTGTGGTGGCACGAGACGGTCGAGCGGGCGAGCGCCGAGCACCGGCCGCAGTCGTTCGACTCCGAGCACCCGCTGTTCATCCTTTACACCTCCGGCACGACGGGCAAGCCCAAGGGCATCCTGCACACGACCGGCGGCTACCTCACCCAGGCGTCGTACACGCATCACGCGATGTTCGACCTGAAGCCTGCGACCGACGTCTTCTGGTGCAGCGCCGACGTCGGCTGGGTCACCGGGCACTCGTACATCGTCTACGGGCCGCTCTCCAACGGCGCCACGCAGGTCATGTACGAGGGCACCCCGGACACGCCGCACAAGGGACGCTTCTGGGAGATCATCGACAAGTACCGGGTCACCATCCTCTACACCGCGCCCACGCTCATCCGCACGATGATGAAGTGGGGCGAGGACATTCCGGCCAAGTACGACCTGTCCTCGCTGCGCATCCTCGGCAGCGTCGGCGAGCCGATCAACCCCGAGGCCTGGATGTGGTACCGGGCGAACATCGGGCACGACAACTGCCCGATCGTGGACACCTGGTGGCAGACCGAGACCGGCGCCGGGATGATCTCGCCGCTGCCCGGCGTGACCAGCACCAAGCCCGGTTCGGCGATGACCCCGCTGCCGGGCATCTCCGCGGACGTGGTCGACGACCAGGCGCAGTCGGTGCCGAACGGCGGCGGCGGATTCCTGGTGCTGCGCGAGCCGTGGCCCTCGATGCTGCGGACGATCTGGGGCGACGACCAGCGCTTCATCGACACGTACTGGTCGCGCTTCGGCAAGGGCGCCGGCACGGGCGACGAGTGGATCTACTTCGCCGGCGACGGCGCGAAGAAGGACGAGGACGGCGCGCTCTGGCTGCTCGGCCGCGTCGACGACGTCATGCTGATCTCGGGTCACAACATCTCGACGACCGAGGTCGAGTCGGCGCTGGTCTCGCACCCGGCGGTGGCCGAGGCCGCCGTGGTGGGCGCGACCGACCCGACGACCGGGCAGGCCATCGTCGCCTTCGCGATCCCGCGGGGCAACGTGGACACCACCGGCGACGCGGGCGAGAAGCTGATCCAGGACCTGCGCAACCACGTGGCGAAGACGCTCGGGCCGATCGCCAAGCCGCGGCAGATCATGCTCGTGGCCGAGCTGCCCAAGACCCGGTCCGGCAAGATCATGCGCCGCTTGCTGAAGGACGTCGCCGAGCGCCGCTCCCTGGGCGACGTCACGACCCTCCAGGACTCCACGGTCATGGACCTGATCTCGGCGGGAATGCGGAGCTCCAAGTCCGAGGATTGA